The region AAGCCCGGCACCAGCGCCAAGGGCTGCGCGACGTGTGGCGGGCATGGCAAGGTGCGCGCGCAGCAGGGCTTCTTTGTGGTCGAGCGGACCTGCCCGGCCTGCCACGGCGCGGGCCAGGTGATCGCCGATCCGTGCGGCGATTGCCACGGCGAAGGCCGGGTCGAGAAGACCAAGACGCTGACCGTCAACATCCCGCCCGGGGTGGACGAGGGCACGCGCGTTCGCCTGACCGGCGAGGGCGAGGCGGGTGCGCGGGGCGCACCGCCGGGCGACCTCTACATCTTCCTGCACGTGGCGCGGCACGCGCTGTTCGAGCGCGAGGGCACGACATTGTTCGCGCGCGCGCCGATCAGCTTCACCACCGCGTCGCTTGGCGGTGAGATCAGCATTCCGGGTCCGGACGGCGTGAACCATGCGATCAAGATTCCGGCCGGCACCCAGAGCGGGCGCGAACTACGCCAGCGCGGCGCGGGCATGCCGGTGTTGCAAGGGCGCGGGCGAGGCGATCTGGTCGTGCGGCTCGAGGTGGAAACGCCGACCAAGCTTTCGGCCAAGCAAAAGGACTTGCTCGAGCAGTTTCGCGCAACCGAGAACGGCGACTGCAACCCGCAGAGCGAGGGCTTCTTCCAGAAGATGAAAAGCGCCTGGGGGTGAGGGATTTGGACGGGGCGGATAGGGCTTCCGCCTCGGCCTTGCTTTAACGCTTCCCCGGCGGAGGCCGGGGTTCAGTGGCGCGGGTCGATGTTATGTCGCGCAGCGCCAGACCACTTCTTTCTCCCGACTGGGCCCCGGCCTTCGTCGGGGAAGCGCAATGCTGGGTCGGTGCGTGCGAACCGTAAAAACCGTCAGCGACTGGAACGGCGTTCGATGGAACGCGCGTTCGAAAATCTTGACCCCGCCAGCCGTGTCCGCCCCTTTCGATTCTTCGAAAAGGGCGGGCTGGCCGATGGGTCAGAAGGCGAAGATCGCCCCGACCACCAGCGCTTGAGCCGCAAGGGCCAGCATTCCGCTGACCACGGCTTCGAAAGTGCGCATTGATAGTCTCCGAGAGTGCCGGATAAGTCCGGTCCGGCTCAAATAGGATTATTTCTTTTCCGCGCAATATTGTTGCGCGCAACTGCGAGTGCAATTTTTGCACTTTTGTTACGGGATACACGGCGCTCGAGCGGTCGATCTCAGCGCGGGAGATGCAGCGTCAAATCGCCGGCCTGTTCGCGACGCGGATAGGCCACGTCGATGGCATCGGCAACGACCGGATTGAAGCGTTGGTCGTAGAGTGTCTTCCCCCGATCGCCGCGCGTGACGAAAAAGCCGAAATCGCCGCGCCGGACGCGGGCGGCAAGCGCTCGTTCGTCGTACACGCCGGCCCCGCCCAGTTCGGCGACGATCGCCGGCTCCCACAGGATCGGCTGGCCGGCACGGAGCAGCAGCACCATGTCGTCGGTGACGACCGGCTTCGGGCTGGCGCGGATGCGGGCGACGAGGGCGTCGAGCGCGACGCGGTCGCGCGCCGCTTTGGTGGTGTCGGGTGCAAGCGGCGGGTCGCTCATCTGCACCGCCAGTCCCAAGCCGACCAGCACGAGCAGCGACAGGCTGGGGCGGGCGGGCAGGCGGAGGGCGGCGCGTAACAGCGGAATTACGGCTAGGCCGATCAACACGGCGATCCCGGAGAACCAGTCGATCAGGTAATTGTCGCTCGCGCCCGATTTGAGGATCGCGGGGAGCATCAGCGTCTTGAGCGCTAATGTAAGGACGACGATGGCGAGCGTAACGAGGCTGGGGTCGCGGGGGAGACGCTCGCGCAAGGTTCGCCACCCCAGGTTGTGGCGCGCCGTGATCAGGCCGATCGTGCCGAGCGCCAGCGTGACGATGCTGGCGAGCAGGACCGCGCCGAGCATCGCCGCATGCGCCCAGACGATGCGGTTGATGTTGTAGAACAGGATGTTGACGAGGAAATAGCCACCGCTCGTCGCTTCCAATACCACCAGCGCGACACCGCCGGAAACGAGCGCGGCGGCGAGCATCGTCCATGCCGCGCGGCGATTTGCCAGCAGCAATACGAGGAAAGCGGCGGCGGGCGCGGGCAGGTTGGTCTGGCGAGTGTAGAGCGCGGCGGCGAAGGCGATGCCGGCGGCGATCGCCAGCCTCGGCCGCCGCGCGGATGCGGCGGCGAGGGCCATGCCGGCGAGCGTAATCGCACAGGCGAGCATGTCGATGCGCATCAGCACCGCCCAGGTGAGCACCACCGGCAGCGTGACGAATGCGAGCGCCGCGAAGGCGGCCGCGGCGTGGCGGATGCGGCGGGGCGGGCCCAGCGGAATCGCCCGGGCCGTGAGCAGCGCGATCAGCAGCGCGCAGATCGCGGTCGCGACGAACGATACGAGCCGGCCGGCATAGAGTTCGTCGATCCCGAACGCGTGCGCGGTCGCGGCGGTGGCGAGCGGGTAGACCGGGGGATATTCGAACACGAAAGCCGGGAAGGCTTGCAACGGCGTATAGCCATGGCCAGCGAGGATGTAGCGCATCTGCTGCCACACCACGCCCTCGCCGTAATCGAGATCATAGGGGTAATCGAAGGCGAAAGCGGCGTGCGCGGCGAGCCGGGCCAGGCCCCAGGCGAAGGCGAGCGCGGCGAGCAGCAAGGCCGCACGGGCCGGCCAGACGCTGCGCTCGGTCACCCGCTCAGGCCGGACCGAAGACGCGGTCGAAGATCGTATCGACATGCTTCAGGTGATAGCCGAGGTCGAACTTGTCCTCGATGTCCGCCACCGACAGAGCGGCGGTGACTTCGGGATCGGCCTTGAGCAATTCCATCAACGAGAGTTCGCCGTCCGAATCCCACACCTTCATCGCGTTGCGCTGGACGAGGCGGTAGGAGTCCTCGCGGCTGACGCCGGCTTGTGTGAGCGCCAGCAGCACGCGTTGCGAATGGACGAGGCCGCCCATCTTGTTGAGATTCTTCTCCATCCGCGCCGGATAGACGACGAGCTTGTCGATCACGCCGGTCAACCGGGCGAGAGCGAAATCGAGCGTGATCGTGGCGTCGGGACCGATATAGCGCTCGACCGAAGAGTGGCTGATGTCGCGTTCGTGCCACAGCGCCACATTCTCCAGCGCCGGCGTCACATACCCGCGGACCATGCGGGCGAGACCGGTGAGATTCTCAGTCAGCACCGGGTTGCGCTTGTGCGGCATCGCCGACGAACCCTTCTGGCCGGGGGAGAAGAATTCCTCGGCTTCCAGCACTTCGGTGCGCTGCAGATGGCGGATTTCGGTGGCGAGGCGTTCGATCGACGAGGCGATCACGCCGAGGGTCGCGAAATACATCGCATGGCGATCGCGCGGGATGACCTGGGTCGAGACGGGTTCGATCGCGAGCCCCATCTTCGCCGCGACGTGCGCTTCGACGGCAGGATCGATATTGGCGAAGGTGCCGACCGCACCGGAAATCGCGCAGGTGGCGATGTCGGCGCGCGCGGCGACCAGCCGCGCGCGGTTGCGGGCGAATTCGGCATAGGCCTGAGCGAGTTTCAGGCCAAACGTGACCGGCTCGGCATGGATGCCGTGGCTGCGGCCGATCGTGGCGGTCAGCTTGTGTTCGCGCGCCTTGCGTTCCAGCACGGCGAGTAGCGCATCGAGATCGGCGATCAGGATGTCGCTGGCCTGCGCCAATTGCACCGACAGGCAGGTGTCGAGCACGTCGGACGAGGTCATGCCCTGATGCATGAAGCGCGCCTGATCGCCGACATTGTCCGCGACCCAGGTGAGAAAGGCGATCACGTCGTGCTTGGTGACGGCCTCGATCGCGTCGATGGCAGGCACGTCGATCTCGGGATTGGTGTTCCACCACGCCCATAAGGCGGCGGCGGCTTCCTTGGGAACCACGCCGAGGTCGGCCAAGGCATCGGTGGCGTGCGCCTCGATCTCGAACCAGATGCGGAACCGCGCCTCCGGCGTCCAGAGCGCGGCCATTGCGGGGCGGGAATAGCGGGGGACCATGCTGGGTTCCTCTAACAGGCGAGACGAAAGGCGGCGCGGTCCTTAGCGGGATTCGCGGTGACCCGGGCGTTAGCAGGGACGGGCCGAAGCTCCAAACGCAAGCGAAATGAACAAAGCGGCAGGATGATGGTTGGTATAGGCAAGCCTGTTGGCGCGAGTGCGAAAGCATTCACCGGGCTTCGAACAGTTTAATATTCGGAGAAAAACCATGTTGAAGCATATTCTTCTGGCCAGTGCCGTGATGATTTCTACGCCTGTTCTGGCGCAGACCCAGCCGGCCCCGGCGCAGTCCGCTCCGGCGACTCAGCCAGTCCCGGCGCAGACTGCGCCGGCCGCCACTGCACCGGCTCCGGTCGAAGCAGCACCGGCACCGGACAACGTGGCGCAGGCGACTCCCGCGACCGATCCGGCAGCAGGGCCGCCAAGTCAGGTAGCGGCACAGCCCGCCCCGACCAACAAGGCGGAACAGGTCGCGGCGGTTGTGGGCAAGGAATTCCCGACCTATGACAAGAACAAGGACGGGAAGCTCGACACGGCTGAGTTCGAATCCTGGATGATCGCGCTGAAGACCGCGAGCGATCCGGCGACCAAGGCGAACAGCCCGGAAACCAAGACGTGGGTCGGGCAGGCGTTCGCCAGCGCGGATACCGACAAGAACAAGTCGGTTTCGATGACCGAGTTGAACGCGTTTCTTGCTCAGGGCTGATTTGGCGCTGATGTGAGATGCGGAATGGCCGCCGGACCTTCGGGTTCGGCGGCTTTTTATTTCGTCATCCCGGACTTGTTCCGGGGTCCGCCAAGCGGCTTTGTTTGGACATTTGGGGCCAGCGATAAGCGCGCGGAACGGTGGACCCCGGAACAAGTCCGGGGTGACGGTTGGTGTCGTGGCTAGGATTTAGATCAGCCCCATCGCGCGCAGGCTCGCATGGCCGCCGCTTCCGATGATGACATGGTCGTGGACCGCGATGTTCAGGCGCTTGCCGGCTTCCATGATGTTGCGCGTCAGATCGATGTCGGCGCGGCTGGGGGCTGGGTCTCCGCTGGGATGATTGTGCACCAGGATGATCGCGGCCGAGCCGAGATCGATCGCGCGACGGATCACCTCGCGGACATAGACGGCGGCCTGATCGATCGAGCCCTGGCTCATCAGTTCGTCGCGGATCAGCATGTTGCGGGTGTTGAGGTGCAGCACGCGAACGCGCTCGATCGGATGATGCGCCATATCGGCGCGGAGATAGTCGAGCAGCGCCTGCCAGTTGGCGAGCACGGGGCGATCGGCGATCGCGGATCTGACCAGCCGGATCGCGGCGGCATGGGCGATCTTGAGCGCGGCGATCGAGGTGTCGCCCATGCCCGACACGCGCGAAAGCGCCTCCGGATCGGCGGTGAGCAGCCCGCCGATCCCACCGAATTCGCGGAGCAATTGCTTGGCCAGGGGCTTCGTATCGCGGCGGGGAATGGCGAGAGCGAGGAGATATTCGACGAGTTCGTGATCGAGCAGACCGTCGCCACCGGTTTCGACGAGGCGTTGGCGCAGCCGGGCGCGGTGGCCGGCATTGTCGTTCACCGGTTCGGGGTCTGGAACGCTCATCGGCGCGAAGGATTACGCAGGCCGGGCCGGGCGCGCAATTGCATGACGCGGCTCCGCCCCTATGCTGGCGGCGATTTGGAGAGTGCGAAGGCGTGACGGCGAGTAGCGACGAGGAAGAAGGGCGACGTCGCCGCCTGCCGCGCCTGGGGCGGGGCGCGCGAATCGTAAGCGTGATCGCGATCGTGCTGTTGGTCGGGCTGATCGCGTTGTGGACGCAGCGCAAGCCGATCGCGAGCGGATATGTCGATCGCTATCTGGCCGAGCGGGGCGTGCCGGGCACCTATGACATCGCCGAACTCGGGCTGGGCCGGCAGCGGCTGACCAATGTGGTGATCGGGGATCCCGCACGGCCCGATCTGGTGGCGGACTGGGTGGAATTGCGCACCGAGCTGGGCTTTTCCGGCGCGAGCGTGGATGCGGTGCGCGCCGGGCGGGTGCGGCTTCGCGGCAAGTTGGTGGATGGTGTTTTGTCGCTGGGTGCGCTCGACAAATTGCTGGCTGCGCCGAGCGGAAAACCGTTCGCGCTGCCTGCTCTGAATGTGGATGTGGCGGATGCGCGAATGCGGCTGGAGACGCCGCAGGGGCTGCTGGGCCTGAAGCTGAGCGGGCGCGGGCGGTTGAGCGACGGGTTCAAGGGCAATCTGGCGGCGGTATCGCAGCGGCTGGAGGCCGGTGGTTGCGCGGCCGATGACGTGGCGGCGGCGCTGACGATCGGGGTAAGCAAGGCGGCCCCGTCGTTGCATGGGCCGGTGCGGGCGGGCGCGGTGTCGTGCGGGGATGTGAAGGTTCGGACACTTGGCGCGGACCTGAATGTGGCGCTGGGTGCGGCGCTGGACCGCTGGAAGGGCGACGTGCGGCTGGCGACCGGAGCGGCGTCGCATCCGCTGGTGCGAGCCGAATCGGTGGCAGGCTGGGTCGGGTTTGCGGGCACCAAGGCCGAGACCTCGGGACGGGTGAAGCTGGATACCGGACGCTTCGTGAGCGCGGAGGGATCGGGTGCGCGGCTGGGGTTCGGTGGCGAGTACAAGATCGGCCGGGAAATAGAGATCGCGCCGGGCGGCTATGTCGATGCGTCGAACGTGGCGATCGCCCCGGCACGGCTGGCGGCGGTCGCTAGGCTGGGCGCGACGGGGGCGGGAACGCCGGTCGGGCCGCTTGCTCAAGCCTTGGCGCAGGCGAGCGTCGCGGCGGGGAAGTCGATCGAGGGACAAATCCGTTTCGGATGGCGACGTGGCGGGCCGGTCGCGGTGAGCCAGTTGACCGTGTCTTCGCGGTCTGGCCTAAACGCTGCGCTTAACGACGCGAATGTGGTTTACGATCCGAAGGGCGGCACGTTGCGGGTCGCGGGCGCGCTGGCGATGGGCGGGGGTGGTTTTCCGAGTTTGAGGGCCGCTCTGGCACAGGCCGCGCCCGGCGCGGCGGTGACGGGCGTCGCTTCGCTCGATCGGCCGTACCGGGCGGGCGGGGCGAGCCTGACTTTCACACCCTTGCGGTTCAGCGCGACACCGCGCGGGAACAGCCGGTTCGCGACTCGGGTGACGGTGTCCGGTCCCTTGGGCGACGGAAGCGTCAAGGGGCTGGATGTCCCGCTGGCCGGGATCTGGAATGGGCGCGGGCGGGTCGCGATCAACCCGGATTGCGCGGCGATCGGGTGGCAAAGGCTGGCGGTATCCGGGCTGGATCTGCGGCCTGTCAGTCTTCGGCTGTGCCCGGTCGACGGCGCGATGCTGGTGATCGACGGCACCCGCATGCGCGGCGGTGCGAGAATCGCCGCGCCGCGACTGGCCGGTACGCTGGGCAGCTCGCCGATTACACTGGCCGCGTCGGCGGCGCGGTTCGCGCTGGCGGATCTGAGCTTTGCGCTCAGCGATACGGCCGTACGGCTCGGTGCGCCGGATCGCGTCACGCGGCTCGATTTCGCCCGGATCGAAGGCAAACGGGAGCGTGGCGGGATATCTGGTACGTTCGCGGGCGGCGGGGGGCAGATCGGCGCGGTGCCGCTGGTCCTGTCGGCGGCGAGCGGCGTCTGGGGCTTCGACGGGCGGCTCGGCCTGACCGGTGCGATGACGGTAAGCGATTCGGCGGCGGTGGCACGGTTCAAGCCGATGGTCGCGCGCGACGTCGCGCTGGGCCTGTCGAATGGCGTGATCGGTGTTGCGGGGCTACTCTATGATCCGGGCGGTAAGGTGTCGGTCGCCCAGATCGCGATGCGACACACGCTGGCGAGCGGCAGCGGCAGCGCCGACATCTCCGTGCCGAGGCTGGTGTTCGCAGACAAGGGGCTGCAGCCGGATGACCTGACGCCGCTGACCGCGAGCGTGATCCAGAACGTCGTCGGCACGGTGACGGGCGAGGGGCACATCCGCTGGTCGCCGGACGGGGTGACGAGCGACGGCGTGTTCCGCACCACCGACATGAACCTCGCTGCCGGGCTGGGGCCGGTGACGGGGATCACGACAGAGATCCGCTTCACCGATCTGCTCGCGCTGCAGAGCGCGCCGGGGCAGGTGGCGACGATCAAGACGATCAACACCGGCGTCGTCGTAAGCGACGGCGTGCTGCGATACCAGACCCTGCCCGAAGCGCGGATCCGGGTGGAGGATGCCCGTTGGCCGTTCGCCGGCGGCAGTCTGGTGCTGGAGCCGACCCTGCTCGACTTCTCCGACAAGCAGGAGCGGCACATGACGCTGACCGTCACCGGCATGGAGGCGGCCAAGTTCCTGCAGCAGTTCGATTTCGAGAATCTCTCCGCGACCGGCGTGTTCGACGGACGGTTGCCGATGATCTTCGATTTCACCGGCGGGCGGATCGAGAACGGCACGCTGAAGTCGCGCCCCGGCGGCGGGACGATCGCCTATCTGGGCGAAGTGTCGAAGGAGAATCTCGGCGTGTGGGGCAATCTTGCGTTTCAGGCGCTGAAATCCTTGCGCTACCGCGATCTGGATCTGGTGATGAACGGGCCGTTGGCCGGCGAGATGATCACCGAGGCGCATTTCGCGGGGCTCAACCAGGGCGAGGGCGCGAAGAGCAATTTCCTGATCCGGCGGCTGCAACGCCTGCCGTTCGTGTTCAACGTCAAGATCAAGGCGCCATTCCGGGGCCTGTTCGATTCGGTCCGCTCGTTCTACGATCCGCGCCTGCTGATCGAGCGCAACCTGCCGGCGTTGATCGAGCGGAGCGGCCGGCCGACACAGGCTCCGTCCATCACGCCGCCCGCCACCCCACCCGTTCAGCCTCAAGAAAGCGAGACCGTGCCATGACAGCATCCGTGCAATGGAGAAATTTCGTGCTGATGGGATTGATGGCGGCAAGTTCGGGGTGCGTGAACGTCAGCGCGCCGGACAAGCCGATCGAGATCAATCTCAATATCAACGTGAAGCAGGAAGTCGTATACCGCCTCGATGGCGAGGCGAAAGCGGCCATCAAGGCGCAACCGGGAATATTCTGATGATGATTCTATCTGGTGTTCGGGGCAAGGTGATGATGACGGGCGCAATGCTGCTCGCCGGTCTGTCCAGCGCGGCGTTCGCGCAGCGCGATCCGGCCTATGCCGCGGCGCGCGCGGCGGGCCAGGTGGGCGAACAGCCCAACGGCTATCTCGGCGTGGTGAGCGGCGGGGCGAGCGTCCAGGCGATCGTCGACAAGATCAACATCCAGCGCAAGGCGACCTATGCCGAAAAGGCGCAGGCGGCGGGCGTGACGATCAACGATTACGGCGTGACGTTCGGTTGCAACCTGATCGCGCAGACGAAGCCGGGCGAGAAATACAAGGCGCCGGACGGATCGTGGAAGACGCGGACGGACGCGGCGCCGGAGCGCAGCCCGAGCTGCGTGTGATTCGGTGAAGTCTGTACCGCCTATGCCGTCATTCCGGACTTGATCCGGGATCCAACGTGCGGCTGGGTAATGCTGTCGTATAGCGCGATAACCCCTCCTCGTTTGCCCTGAGCCTGTCGAAAAGGGTTGCTCGATAGGTGCTTCGACAAGCTCAGTACGGACGGACAAAGTGGGTGCACGGTCCGAATGGACGCGCCAGCGCTTGCGCTTGTGGAACGTTGGATCCCAGATCAAGTCCGGGATGACGGCGGACGGGGGATTGCCGTCATCCCATTGGTCTAAAGGCCGATCCCACAGCGGTTGACTTGGCGACCCCCCTTTTCTAAACGGGCGCCGCAACGGGGGTGTCGCTCCCATGTCTCTCGTCGCTGCGCCTTTGGCGTGGCGGCGTTTTCTTATCAGGACTTTTCAAGCGTTGGCCGACGATCGCCAGACCGATGACCTGAACAGCCGCATCGCCAGCGCGCGTGCGGCCGAGCAGGCGCGTGCCGGCGGGACCGGGCTGGGCAAGCCGGCCAAGGGCTATTCGCAGGGGTCGCGCGTACTGGCGATGCTGCTGGGCGCCTTGTTCGGCGGGGGCGTGCTGGGCTGGGCGATCGACCAGTGGTTCGGCACGAGCCCCTGGGGCCTGCTGATCGTGCTGACGCTCGCCGTAATCGGGGCTTTCATGAATATCATCAAGATGTCGAAGGAGCGCCCAGAGTGAGTGGGAATGTGAGCGCCGGCAAAATCGATCCGATGGAGCAGTTCATGGTCGAGCCCTTGCTGGGCCGCCATCTGGAACTGTTCGGCTACGACGTGTCGTTCACCAATTCGGCGCTGTTCATGTTCGTCGTGCTGGCGCTGCTGGCCGTGTTCATGGCCGGCGGCATGAAGCGCGCGCTGATCCCGGGCCGCTGGCAGGTGATGGCCGAGGGCGCGGTGAGCTTCATCGACAATATGGTGACGACCAGCATCGGTTCGGGCGGCAAGAAGTTCGCGCCGTACATCTTCTCGCTGTTCTTCTTCATTCTGTTCGCCAATTTCGTCGGCATCCTGCCGCTGGCGATCGTGCCGGGGCTGCACACCTTCGCCGTCACCAGCCACATTACGCTGACCGCGGTGCTGGCGTTCGTGTCGTTCGGCATCGTGCTGATCGTCGGGCTGGTGAAGCATGGCTTCAAATTCTTCTCCCTGTTCGTGCCACACGGCGCGCCGCTGTGGCTGATGCCGGTCATCATCCCGGTCGAGTTCGTGTCGTTCATGGTGCGCCCGTTCAGCCTCGCGCTGCGACTGTTCGTCGCGATGACCGCCGGGCACATCCTGCTCGAAGTGTTCGGCAGCTTCGTGGTGCAGGGCCTGAACGCGGGCGGCCCGCTCGGCTGGCTCGTCAGCGCGCTCAGCTTCGTGATGATCATCGGCGTCAGCGCGCTGGAGCTTCTGGTCTGCGCGATCCAGGCGTACGTCTTTGCACTTCTCACGTCGCTGTACCTGCATGACGCGGTGCATCTGCACTAGAGACATCGAGTTTTAGAGTTTTCTACCAACCACACTGAATTGATTAGGGAGTTTTGACATGACTGATACGGGTTTGATGTACATCGGTGCCGGCCTCGCAGCGATCGGCGTCGGCATGGCCGCACTCGGCGTGGGCAATGTGTTCGGTTCGTTCCTTGAGGGCGCGCTGCGCAATCCGGGCGCTGCCGACGGCCAGCAGGGCCGCCTGTTCATCGGTTTCGCAGCGTCGGAACTGTTGGGCCTGATCGCCTTCGTCGTCGCGATCCTGATCCTGTTCGTCGTCAAGTAATTCGGGTCAAGTAAACCTGACGACCTAAGTAAGAGAGAGCATCCTCCAATGCCGCAGCTTTCCCAGATCGGTGAGATCTACGCCTCGCAGCTGTTCTGGCTCGCGATCGTGTTCGCGCTGATCTATTTCGGGATCGGCAAGGCGATGGTGCCCAAGATCGAACGGACGATCGACGATCGTACCGCGCGCGTCTCGGGCGATCTCGCCGCGGCGGAGGCTGCGCACCAGAGCGCGACCGGGCTCGAGACCAGCTATCAGGCCGGTCTCGACGCGGCGCGGGCGGTGGCGTTCAAATCGGCCGCCGAGGCCAAGGCGCAGGCATCCGCCCGCGCCGAGGCGACGGTGAAGGCCGGCGATGCGACGGCAGCGGCGAATGTCGCGGCGGCGATGACCCGGATCGATGCCGCCAAGGCGACGGCCGCGTCCGACATCGAAGCGGCGACGGTCGATGCCGTGCAGGATATCGTCGCCAAGCTGTCGGGCGTGCAGGTCGATCGCGTGGCGGTCGAGCAGAAGGTGAAGGCGGAACTGGCGCATGGCTGAGGGACACCCAATCGAGGCCGTCGCGCAGACTGGCGTGGTCGAGGTTCATCACGAACCGGTCGCGTTCGGCATCAGTGCGCCGGGCTATGTCGCGCTGTCGATGCTGGTCGTGATCGGCATCATATTGTGGAAGAAGGTGCCTTCGATGATCGGGCGGATGCTCGACGCGAAGATCGCCACGATCCGTCACGATCTGGACGAGGCGGCCAAGCTGCGCGCCGAAGCCGAGGCGCAGTTGGCCGAGGCGAAGACGCGCAATGCGGCGAGCGCGGGCGATGCGGCGGCGATCGTCGCGCATGCCGAGGCCGAGGCGAAGCAACTGCTCGCCCAGGCCGAGGCGGATGCGGCGGAACTGGTGGCACGGCGCGCCAAGATGGCCGAGGACAAGATCGGTGCAGCGGAACGGCTCGCAATTTCCGAGGTCCGGGCGAAGGCTGCCGATGCGGCTGCGCGCGCTGCGGCGACGATCATCGCCGAGCGGCATGATGCCGATGCCGACAAGGTGGTGGTGGATCGCACGATCGCCGGACTCGGTCGGCCGAACTGATCGTTATACCCTGATTGCCGACTGTCGGGTCGGCCCAGTCGGTAGTCTTCGTCACCCCGGACTTGTTTCGGGATCCTCCGTGCAAGGTCGGCGATTCGTATTCGGATGACCGGACTCCAGCACCGATCCGAAGTGGCGGGCGATAAGGAGCGGCTCGTTGCGCCGCTTCCGGCCTTGATCTCACGCATTTCGAATTGCAACCAATCGCGCTAGACCTACGGCCGATGGCGAATCGTGCCATTGTCCGGAGAGCTTGATCCATGAAATTCATCGTCCTTGCCGCCGTCCTGATGCTGCCTGCCGCCGCTTCCGCCCAGACCGCGGCGCCTGCGGCTCCGGCGCCTGTTGCCCCCGCCGCGCCCGCTGCCGCGACGGCCAAGTTCACGCTCGACACGCCGATCGAGGCGATCGTCGCCGATCCGGCCGGCAAGGCGGTGATCGACAAAGATCTGCCCGGTACCACGACGCACCCGATGTACGACCAGTTCAAGGCGATGAGCCTGAACCAGGTCGCTCCGATGGCCGCAGACAAGATCACGCCGGCGGTGCTGGCCAAGGTGCAGGCCGATCTGGCGACGATCAAGTAAGGCAACCGCCGCTTTCCGTCATGCCGGACCGGGTCCGGCATCCAACGCGCCGCGAACTCGCCAGCGGATGATACGCGACGCGTTGGACCCCGGATCACGTCCGGGGTGACGGCTTCGGTTTTGGAATTGCGAGCAGCGAAGGGTGGCTTGCTCGCCCGCGAGTCCCTAAATCACCCGCAATGTCCTCTCCCAACGCCCCCGACCGTTTCAACGAAGAGAAGTCCGCCTTTGCCGTTCGCGGCGGGGGCGATGCACCGGATATCGCGACGGGCGTCGCGGCGATCCGCAACGTGCTCGCGACGCTCCCGACGCGACCGGGCGTGTATCGGATGCAGGATGCACGTGGGGACGTGCTATACGTCGGCAAGGCGCGCGCGCTGAAGAACCGCGTGACCAACTACACGCAGATCGACCGGCTCTCGAAACGCCTGCAGCGGATGGTCGCGCAGACGCGATCGATGACGATCGTCACGACCAACAACGAGGCCGAGGCGCTGCTGCTCGAGGCGCAACTGATCAAGCGCTATCGCCCGCCGTACAACGTGCTGTTGCGCGATGATAAGAGCTTTCCCTTCATCCTGCTGCGCTCCGATCACGAATTTCCGCGCATCCAG is a window of Sphingomonas sp. Leaf357 DNA encoding:
- the radC gene encoding RadC family protein, which encodes MSVPDPEPVNDNAGHRARLRQRLVETGGDGLLDHELVEYLLALAIPRRDTKPLAKQLLREFGGIGGLLTADPEALSRVSGMGDTSIAALKIAHAAAIRLVRSAIADRPVLANWQALLDYLRADMAHHPIERVRVLHLNTRNMLIRDELMSQGSIDQAAVYVREVIRRAIDLGSAAIILVHNHPSGDPAPSRADIDLTRNIMEAGKRLNIAVHDHVIIGSGGHASLRAMGLI
- a CDS encoding glycosyltransferase family 39 protein, which gives rise to MTERSVWPARAALLLAALAFAWGLARLAAHAAFAFDYPYDLDYGEGVVWQQMRYILAGHGYTPLQAFPAFVFEYPPVYPLATAATAHAFGIDELYAGRLVSFVATAICALLIALLTARAIPLGPPRRIRHAAAAFAALAFVTLPVVLTWAVLMRIDMLACAITLAGMALAAASARRPRLAIAAGIAFAAALYTRQTNLPAPAAAFLVLLLANRRAAWTMLAAALVSGGVALVVLEATSGGYFLVNILFYNINRIVWAHAAMLGAVLLASIVTLALGTIGLITARHNLGWRTLRERLPRDPSLVTLAIVVLTLALKTLMLPAILKSGASDNYLIDWFSGIAVLIGLAVIPLLRAALRLPARPSLSLLVLVGLGLAVQMSDPPLAPDTTKAARDRVALDALVARIRASPKPVVTDDMVLLLRAGQPILWEPAIVAELGGAGVYDERALAARVRRGDFGFFVTRGDRGKTLYDQRFNPVVADAIDVAYPRREQAGDLTLHLPR
- the dnaJ gene encoding molecular chaperone DnaJ, producing MTTEVDFYELLEIERTADDATIKSSYRKLAMKYHPDKNSGCKDSEGKFKAISEAYDCLKDPQKRAAYDRFGHDAFRNGGGGGGGQGGGFGDFGDIFENIFGEFMGGQRGQQRGPRRGADLRYDMEITLEDAFQGKSTEITVDVSAQCDTCSGTGAKPGTSAKGCATCGGHGKVRAQQGFFVVERTCPACHGAGQVIADPCGDCHGEGRVEKTKTLTVNIPPGVDEGTRVRLTGEGEAGARGAPPGDLYIFLHVARHALFEREGTTLFARAPISFTTASLGGEISIPGPDGVNHAIKIPAGTQSGRELRQRGAGMPVLQGRGRGDLVVRLEVETPTKLSAKQKDLLEQFRATENGDCNPQSEGFFQKMKSAWG
- the purB gene encoding adenylosuccinate lyase; amino-acid sequence: MVPRYSRPAMAALWTPEARFRIWFEIEAHATDALADLGVVPKEAAAALWAWWNTNPEIDVPAIDAIEAVTKHDVIAFLTWVADNVGDQARFMHQGMTSSDVLDTCLSVQLAQASDILIADLDALLAVLERKAREHKLTATIGRSHGIHAEPVTFGLKLAQAYAEFARNRARLVAARADIATCAISGAVGTFANIDPAVEAHVAAKMGLAIEPVSTQVIPRDRHAMYFATLGVIASSIERLATEIRHLQRTEVLEAEEFFSPGQKGSSAMPHKRNPVLTENLTGLARMVRGYVTPALENVALWHERDISHSSVERYIGPDATITLDFALARLTGVIDKLVVYPARMEKNLNKMGGLVHSQRVLLALTQAGVSREDSYRLVQRNAMKVWDSDGELSLMELLKADPEVTAALSVADIEDKFDLGYHLKHVDTIFDRVFGPA
- a CDS encoding EF-hand domain-containing protein, with product MLKHILLASAVMISTPVLAQTQPAPAQSAPATQPVPAQTAPAATAPAPVEAAPAPDNVAQATPATDPAAGPPSQVAAQPAPTNKAEQVAAVVGKEFPTYDKNKDGKLDTAEFESWMIALKTASDPATKANSPETKTWVGQAFASADTDKNKSVSMTELNAFLAQG